One window of the Actinomycetota bacterium genome contains the following:
- a CDS encoding oxygenase MpaB family protein, which translates to MDAGLYGPDSITWRLTRESVMLLGGPRALLMQLAHPLVAAGVAQHSDFQRDPLARLRRTLDMTLALVFGGGREAEEAADQINRVHSFVRGTLPEASGRFPAGTPYDARDPELLLWVHATLVDTTLTVYPRYVEPLSEDELALAYEESKVAARALRVPEEIIPPDLAAFREYMSSTIASDSIGVAPFQAELARAVLYPPVPWVPKRFFELGTAVTMGLLPDRLRALYGLELSGGRRRLYDWSPRLVRRVLPALPRAARHMPQARRAYRRVEGA; encoded by the coding sequence GTGGACGCAGGACTTTACGGCCCCGACTCGATCACCTGGCGCCTCACGCGCGAGTCGGTGATGCTCCTCGGCGGCCCCCGGGCCCTCCTCATGCAGCTCGCGCACCCGCTCGTGGCGGCCGGCGTTGCCCAGCACTCCGACTTCCAGCGCGACCCGCTGGCGCGCCTGAGGCGCACGCTGGACATGACGCTCGCCCTCGTGTTCGGGGGCGGGCGGGAGGCGGAGGAGGCCGCCGACCAGATCAACCGGGTGCACTCGTTCGTGCGCGGGACGCTCCCCGAGGCCTCCGGACGCTTCCCCGCCGGGACCCCCTACGACGCGCGGGACCCGGAGCTGTTGCTCTGGGTGCACGCCACGCTGGTCGACACCACCCTCACCGTCTACCCGCGGTACGTGGAGCCGCTGTCCGAAGACGAGCTCGCCCTCGCCTACGAGGAGTCGAAGGTGGCGGCGCGGGCGCTGCGGGTGCCCGAGGAGATCATCCCGCCCGACCTGGCCGCGTTCCGTGAGTACATGTCCTCCACGATCGCCTCCGACTCCATAGGGGTGGCGCCGTTCCAGGCGGAGCTCGCCCGGGCGGTCCTGTACCCGCCGGTGCCGTGGGTCCCGAAGCGCTTCTTCGAGCTCGGGACCGCGGTGACGATGGGGCTGCTGCCGGACAGGCTGCGCGCCCTGTACGGCCTGGAGCTCTCGGGCGGACGGCGGCGGCTGTACGACTGGTCGCCCCGGCTCGTCCGACGCGTCCTCCCCGCGCTCCCGCGGGCCGCCCGCCACATGCCGCAGGCGAGGCGGGCTTACCGCCGGGTGGAGGGGGCGTGA
- a CDS encoding protein tyrosine phosphatase family protein produces MGIESSYNFRRVSDRLTTSGVIPRDALEGLADEGYGLVIDLLPADSEYATPDEREVVEGQGLEYVHIPVDFDRPTPADLHRFTEAMDAAGDRRTHVHCAANFRVSAFYSVYALQRGRWTPEEARAHLAGIWDPREHPAWTELIRGAGGDALLDADGP; encoded by the coding sequence GTGGGGATCGAGAGCAGCTACAACTTCCGCCGGGTGAGCGACCGGCTGACCACGTCCGGGGTGATCCCCCGTGACGCCCTCGAGGGCCTGGCCGACGAGGGGTACGGGCTCGTCATCGACCTGCTCCCCGCCGACAGCGAGTACGCGACGCCCGACGAGCGGGAGGTCGTCGAGGGTCAGGGGCTCGAGTACGTGCACATCCCGGTCGACTTCGACCGGCCCACCCCCGCCGACCTCCACCGGTTCACCGAGGCGATGGACGCCGCCGGCGACCGCCGCACGCACGTCCACTGCGCGGCGAACTTCAGGGTGAGCGCCTTCTACTCGGTGTACGCGCTCCAGCGCGGGAGATGGACGCCCGAGGAGGCTCGCGCTCACCTGGCCGGGATCTGGGACCCGCGCGAGCACCCGGCCTGGACCGAGCTCATACGGGGAGCCGGCGGCGACGCGCTACTCGACGCCGACGGACCCTGA
- a CDS encoding phosphotransferase family protein, whose product MSGEPIEVLVPSEGVRRFLDERIGPSEAPVEVSRLGEGHSNLTFLVRRGDEEWVLRRPPRGEILPGTHEMSREFRVMSALVSHGCDVPVPRPLELCDTSDHIGAPFYLMEPVDGVVVRERMPDRFDTPEHRRAVGFALADMLAAVHAVPWREVGLETFSRKPDEFLVRNHGRMQQLYDLVRHREVPEIDEAGAWLRENMPVQRESTLTHGDYKLDNVILAPDLPPRIAAVVDWEISAIGDPMVDLGWMLYFSREAGDPDSGLGTAVTEQPGYPTRGQLAARYAERTGRDLADLRFYVAFAGWKIAIIMEGSYRRWLEGMADDPMFEHLGPVVPALARRSLDVISGSVGVE is encoded by the coding sequence GTGAGCGGGGAGCCGATCGAGGTGCTGGTGCCGTCCGAGGGCGTGCGCCGGTTCCTCGACGAGCGGATCGGCCCGAGCGAGGCCCCCGTGGAGGTCTCCCGCCTCGGCGAGGGGCACTCCAACCTGACCTTCCTCGTGCGCCGGGGCGACGAGGAGTGGGTGCTGCGCCGGCCGCCCCGCGGGGAGATCCTCCCGGGCACCCACGAGATGAGCAGGGAGTTCCGGGTGATGTCCGCGCTCGTCTCCCACGGCTGCGACGTCCCCGTCCCCCGTCCGCTCGAGCTGTGCGACACCTCCGACCACATCGGGGCGCCCTTCTACCTGATGGAGCCGGTCGACGGGGTGGTGGTCCGGGAGCGGATGCCGGACCGCTTCGACACCCCCGAGCACCGGCGTGCCGTGGGGTTCGCGTTGGCGGACATGCTGGCCGCGGTCCATGCCGTCCCGTGGCGCGAGGTAGGTCTGGAGACGTTCAGCCGCAAGCCCGACGAGTTCCTCGTCCGCAACCACGGGCGGATGCAGCAGCTGTACGACCTCGTCCGTCATCGCGAGGTGCCCGAGATCGACGAGGCGGGGGCCTGGCTGCGCGAGAACATGCCGGTCCAGCGCGAGTCGACCCTGACCCACGGCGACTACAAGCTCGACAACGTCATCCTGGCCCCCGACCTCCCGCCCCGCATCGCGGCGGTGGTCGACTGGGAGATCTCCGCGATCGGCGACCCGATGGTCGACCTCGGATGGATGCTGTACTTCTCCCGGGAGGCGGGGGACCCCGATTCAGGGCTGGGCACCGCCGTGACCGAGCAGCCGGGGTACCCCACCCGCGGCCAGCTCGCGGCGCGCTACGCGGAGCGGACCGGCCGCGACCTGGCCGATCTCAGGTTCTACGTCGCGTTCGCCGGCTGGAAGATCGCGATCATCATGGAGGGCTCGTACCGCCGCTGGCTCGAGGGGATGGCGGACGACCCGATGTTCGAGCATCTCGGGCCTGTCGTCCCGGCCCTCGCGCGGCGCTCTCTGGACGTGATCTCAGGGTCCGTCGGCGTCGAGTAG